The DNA window TTTCGCGCATGCCGGAGTTCGAAGGCCGGCTGCTGCTGCTCGAAGGTTACGACATGCGTCTGGCGAGGCGGCTGGTGTCGGGTGTCGATGTGTGGCTGAACAATCCGGTTTACCCGCTGGAAGCGTCGGGCACTTCGGGAATCAAGGCTGGCATCAACGGCGTGATCAATCTCAGCGTGCTGGATGGCTGGTGGGGCGAGGGCTACGATGGACTGAACGGCTGGGCGATCAAACCGGCGTCGCAAAAACTCGACGACAGCCGGCGCAACGCCGAAGAGGGCCAGACGCTGTACGAGATTCTGCAGGATCAGGTTCTGCCGCTCTACTACCAGTCGAATAACGTCGGCTATTCTCCTGGCTGGGTCGCCATGGCCAAGCATTCGATCGCGAGCCTGTTGCCGCGTTTTTCATCGGCGCGCATGGTCGCTGAATACCTGAGCAAATTCTATCTCCCCGCCACCCAGCAGGGCCGGCGCTACGCACACGGCGAGTTTGCAAACGCCAGATTGATCGCGGCGTGGAAGAGCCGCGTGCGCGCCGCTTGGCCCGGCGTCGTGCTGCGCGGACTGAATGTCGCGCCGCGCAGCATCGCTTTCGGCGAAAGTTTGCGCTTCGATGTGGCGATCAAGCTGAATGGCCTGAAATCCGAAGACGTCGTGATCGAAATGCTTGTGGCTCGCCAATCCAAGTTGGACAAGCTGAAAGAATCGACGCGTCATCGCTTCGAATCGACAGGCGTCAAAAACGAAGCCGGCGAGGATTTATTCGCACTCGAGTTGACGCCAAAATTGTGCGGCAAACTCGAATACCGGATCAGGGTTTATCCGCACCACGAACTGCTGACCCACCCGTTGGAGATGGGCATGATGTTGTGGTTGTAGGTCGGGGGACCAGGGGCGGGCCGGGGTCAAGGGAAAAGCGCGGCGGGACTCTGTTCCCTTGAAAATGGGAGAGGGATTCAAGCGCTCCCCGTCGCGGCTAATGCCCGATCAACGCGCGATAGACATCGACATATTCCCGCGCGGCTGCCTTCCAACTGAAGTCGCGGGCCATGCCGTTTCGCTGAATATCCCGCCATAGCGGCTTGTCGCGCCAGGCCGCTATGGCGCGCATCACCGCCGCAAGGAAAGCGGCGGCGGTCGCATCGACGAAGACAAAGCCAGTCGAGAGCCCGGCCGGATTATCGCGGTCGCTGGCTTTTGCGCCGTCGTAATCGACGACTGAATCGGCGAGCCCCCCGGTCGCGCGCACGACAGGCGGCGTGCCGTAGCGCTGGCTGTACATCTGGTTCAATCCAGACGGTTCGAAGCGCGACGGCATCAGAAACATATCGGCGCCGGCTTCGATCAGATGCGCGAGCGCTTCATCGAATTCGTGGCTGACCGCGATGCGGCCCGGGTGCAGTCTCGCCAGGTCGCCGAGGCTCTCCTGCAGGTCGGCATCACCGGTGCCGAGGATGGCGATTTGCGCAGGCGTTGCGGCAAGAGCGGCCGCAATCTCGAGCAGCAGATCGAAGCCTTTTTGATGCGTGATGCGGCTCACCATGCCAAACAGCGGAATGTCCACATCGGCCGCCAGTCCAAGCCGGTTTTGCAGCGCCAGTTTGTTGGCCGCTTTATCCTCCACGGTTTGCATGGTGTAGCGCCGCGCAATCAGAGTGTCCCGCGCCGGGTCCCACGTCTCGTCATCGATGCCGTTGAGGATTCCCGAGAGCGCCCCGGCGCGGCTCTTCAGCAGCCCCTGCATGCCGAAGCCGAGCGCTTCGGTCTGGATTTCCGCGGCGTAGGTCGGGCTCACCGTCGTAATGCCATCCGCGTAAAACAAGCCGGCCTTCAGGAACGACAGTTTGCCGTGAAACTCGAGTCCGTCGACGGCAAACGACGCGGCCGGCAAACCGAGTTCAGGGACAGTCGATGGCGGAAAAATTCCCTGGAATGCAAGGTTGTGAATGGTGAACAGCATTCGCGGCGCCGTCACGGCAGGGCTCGAATCGGAAGCGGCGGTGAATCGCAGATACGCCGGAATCAGCCCGCATTGCCAGTCGTTGCCGTGCACGATGTCCGGCTGCCACGACAGGGGGCTGTCTTCGCCCGCCAGCAGTGCGGCAACGCGCGACAAAAAACCAAAGCGCAGCGCATTATCGGGCCAGTCGGCGCCTTGCTCATCCTGATAAGGCCCGCCGCTCCTCTGAAACAAGGGTGGGCAGGCGATCAAGAGCAGCGGTATGTCACTGGGAAGTTTGGCGGAAAGCAGCGTC is part of the Burkholderiales bacterium genome and encodes:
- the glgA gene encoding glycogen synthase GlgA — protein: MAKSASSKPADRQIAPSRTRVLYVTSEVAPLIKTGGLADVSCALPAALREAGVDVRVLVPGYDSVLTRLRYKRRLAAIVLPHFPPATLLSAKLPSDIPLLLIACPPLFQRSGGPYQDEQGADWPDNALRFGFLSRVAALLAGEDSPLSWQPDIVHGNDWQCGLIPAYLRFTAASDSSPAVTAPRMLFTIHNLAFQGIFPPSTVPELGLPAASFAVDGLEFHGKLSFLKAGLFYADGITTVSPTYAAEIQTEALGFGMQGLLKSRAGALSGILNGIDDETWDPARDTLIARRYTMQTVEDKAANKLALQNRLGLAADVDIPLFGMVSRITHQKGFDLLLEIAAALAATPAQIAILGTGDADLQESLGDLARLHPGRIAVSHEFDEALAHLIEAGADMFLMPSRFEPSGLNQMYSQRYGTPPVVRATGGLADSVVDYDGAKASDRDNPAGLSTGFVFVDATAAAFLAAVMRAIAAWRDKPLWRDIQRNGMARDFSWKAAAREYVDVYRALIGH